In Microtus pennsylvanicus isolate mMicPen1 chromosome 12, mMicPen1.hap1, whole genome shotgun sequence, the following proteins share a genomic window:
- the Ube2d4 gene encoding ubiquitin-conjugating enzyme E2 D4 isoform X3 — protein sequence MTNDSPYQGGVFFLTIHFPTDYPFKPPKVAFTTKIYHPNINSSGSICLDILRSQWSPALTVSKVLLSICSLLCDPNPDDPLVPEIAHTYKADREKYASSLGWLCVQLPQFPRTSSSRAKPMYAVYADTTD from the exons AATGACAGTCCTTACCAAGGAGGTGTTTTTTTCCTGACCATCCACTTCCCTACAGATTATCCTTTCAAGCCCCCAAAG GTTGCTTTCACTACCAAAATCTATCACCCTAATATAAACAGCAGTGGCAGCATCTGCCTGGACATCCTGAGGTCACAGTGGTCCCCAGCATTGACTGTGTCCAAAG ttCTCTTGTCCATCTGTTCTCTTCTCTGCGACCCCAACCCTGATGACCCACTGGTGCCAGAAATAGCCCACACCTACAAGGCCGACAGAGAGAAGTATGCATCCTCTTTGGGTTGGCTTTGTGTGCAACTGCCTCAGTTCCCACGGACATCTTCCTCCCGAGCCAAGCCCATGTATGCAGTGTATGCAG ATACAACAGACTAG